From a region of the Vanrija pseudolonga chromosome 2, complete sequence genome:
- the GNL1 gene encoding Guanine nucleotide-binding protein-like 1: MGRKKPFSHKQKKAQLQTTRARKRGDEEEDGRQAGSTRQPRPLPSRSAPKGPTLRLESRFISLPPHYLERTRDLAFSTPLERPLPGSAAVFPVELVTRSPATGKLVIPARPKFRYGQTKKEVEKNEEGVYKKWLGTTRATLDEWVLGEGDDGWPVSPSWFETNLEVWRQLWRVTESSAILLLLIDARCPPLHCPPSLRTYVKALKPRKEVILVLTKADLVDAGALAGWRTWLEEWWTEGDEPGAVSNVQVVAVSSYDKALLYGEGRARHRPAIPISARGELVEAIKAAHARLVTPPSWAGDDWKPGVRANVDWGTLAAEPEVAPIQSGGRRKVKREDAEDGAEGTDGAADEESGEESETEEAEAHHHRDPQSEPLPIGLIGQPNVGKSSLLNALLGTTRVRASKTPGKTKHFQTILWGPARDIKIIDCPGLVCPSLVPMELQAMAGILPISQIPSLPSCIYYVATRMPIEDVFRVPPPAEEEVVVDKRTWRGEGPRAVEAKGHTWTAGGIMEARAVDRGFLTAKGGRPDTNRAGNAMLRTIADGRVRWGFWPPGSSEEALAAREGKGVWLENTPELDDEEAGGEERSEESESEDDEASGVGAVPGSDNAEEEEEEEEDESESEGTGFAVQNTRSFFNALSLEGSDESETEESESEESLPPHTPL; encoded by the exons ATGGGACGCAAGAAGCCCTTCTCACACAAGCAGAAGAAGGCCCAGCTGCAGACCACGCGGGCGAggaagcgcggcgacgaggaagaggacgggcggcaggcgggcagCACAAGAcagccgcggccgctgccatcgcgctcggcgccaaaGGGCCCGACGCTGCGCCTCGAGTCGCGATTCATCTCCCTCCCGCCGCACTACCTCGAGCGTacgcgcgacctcgccttCTCGACCCCGTTGGAACGCCCGTTGcccggcagcgccgccgtgttcCCCGTCGAGCTGGTGACCCGCTCCCCAGCCACCGGCAAGCTCGTCATCCCTGCGCGGCCAAAGTTCCGGTATGGCCAGACGAAGAAGGAGGTCGAGAAGAACGAGGAGGGCGTGTACAAGAAGTGGCtgggcacgacgcgcgccaccctcgacgagtgggtcctcggcgagggcgacgacgggtgGCCCGTGAGCCCGAGCTGGTTCGAGACGAACCTCGAGGTGTGGCGCCAGCT GTGGCGCGTGACAGAGTCTTCGGCGatcctgctcctcctcatcgacgCGCGATGTCCGCCGCTGCACTGTCCGCCGAGCCTGCGCACGTacgtcaaggcgctcaagccCAGAAAAGAGGTCATCTTGGTCCTCACCAAGGCGGATTTGGTAGACGCGGGCGCCCTGGCAGGGTGGCGTACATGGCTTGAGGAGTGGTGGACGGAGGGGGATGAGCCTGGCGCCGTGTCCAATgtccaggtcgtcgcggtTTCGAGCTACGACAAGGCCCTGCTATACGGCGAAGGGAGGGCGCGGCACCGGCCAGCGATCCCGATCTCGGCCCGCGGAGAGCTCGTTGAGGCGATCAAGGCGGCACACGCGCGGCTCGTCACGCCGCCTTCTTGGGCGGGTGACGACTGGAAGCCGGGTGTGCGGGCTAATGTCGATTGGGGGACGCTTGCCGCTGAGCCAGAGGTTGCGCCGATCCAGAGCGGGGGTCGGAGGAAGGTGAAGCGCGAGGATgcggaggacggcgcggagggtaccgacggcgcggcggatgAAGAGAgtggcgaggagagcgagacAGAGGAGGCTGAggcacaccaccaccgcgaccCGCAGTCTGAGCCGCTGCCAATCGGCCTGATCGGACAACCGAACGTTGGCAAGTCGTCGCTCCTCAACGCGTTGCTTGGCACCAcacgcgtgcgcgcgtccAAGACCCCAGGCAAGACCAAGCACTTCCAGACGATCTTGTGGGGCCCAGCGCGCGACATCAAGATCATCGACTGCCCTGGGCTTGTGTGTCCCTCGCTCGTGCCGATGGAGCTGCAGGCCATGGCAGGGA tccTGCCCATCTCGCAGATcccgtcgttgccgtcgtgCATCTACTACGTCGCGACGCGCATGCCGATCGAGGACGTCTTCCGCGTGCCTCCGCctgctgaggaggaggtcgtcgtggATAAGCGCAcgtggcgcggcgaggggccACGGGCAGTGGAAGCCAAGGGCCACACTTGGACCGCGGGCGGGATCATGGAGGCGCGTGCCGTCGACCGAGGGTTCT TGACTGCAAAGGGTGGACGGCCGGACACGAACCGCGCGGGGAATGCAA TGCTCCGGACAATAGCAGACGGACGCGTACGCTGGGGCTTCTGGCCGCCAGGGAGCAGCGAGGAGgcactcgccgcgcgcgagggcaagggggTGTGGCTCGAGAATACCCCCGAGctggatgacgaggaggcagGCGGGGAAGAGCGgagcgaggagagcgagagcgaggatgacgaggctAGCGGCGTCGGGGCAGTGCCTGGGAGCGacaacgccgaggaggaggaggaggaggaagaagacgagagcgagagcgagggcacGGGCTTCGCGGTGCAGAACACGCGGAGCTTCTTCAACGCGCTCAGCTTGGAGGggagcgacgagagcgagaccgaggagagcgagagcgaagAGAGTCTGCCGCCTCACACGCCGTTGTAg
- the dsd1 gene encoding Sphingolipid delta(4)-desaturase — MSVKRAPAPRLAPGSASSSARTSAFAPHPVSASPVTPSDEGKTLSQASASDDDADEDGEDARRADAGKAAKTKGEDDFVWMYTEEPHRSRRMAILKAHPEVRKLMGPTPYTAPLVALVLGVQLYLALTLRAYHPLSWRTLLTAYVIGGTSNQNMFLAIHEITHNLAFKSIRANKALAIVANFVIGVPYAMAFKGYHVEHHKYLGEDGIDTDLPSRIEAVVLNNVAGKTFFATFQLLFYALRPGFIRSQKPTIWHGINLVAVLTFDALLVHFFGWRPLVYLLLSSFFAGSLHPCAAHFIAEHYLMNDVEPGSVQSLAQETTSYYGWLNILCYNVGYHNEHHDFPSVPWTRLPALRALAPEYYDTLPQHKSWPYVTYRFITDPKIGMWSRAKREGRGEKIDEHVWHGLWKSSEDDETESVASVESSEIEREMEEAVEIGYAE, encoded by the exons ATGTCGGTCAAACGCGCGCCCGcaccgcgcctcgcgccaggCTCAGCGTCCTCTTCGGCCCGCACGTCGGCGTTCGCGCCCCACCCCGTATCCGCGTCCCCTGTGACCccgagcgacgagggcaagacgCTCTCGcaggcctcggcgtccgacgacgacgcggacgaggacggcgaggacgcgcgccgcgccgacgcgggaAAGGCCGCCAAGACAAAGGGCGAAGACGACTTTGTGTGGATGTACACCGAGGAGCCGCACCGTAGTCGCCGCATGGCGATTCTCAAGGCGCACCccgag GTCCGCAAGCTCATGGGCCCGACGCCGTACACTGCCCCGCTCGTggccctcgtgctcggcgtgcagctctacctcgcgctcacgctGCGCGCGTACCACCCGCTCTCGTGGCGTACCCTGCTCACCGCGTACGTTATCGGCGGGACGAGCAACCAGAACATGTTCCTCGCGATCCACGAGATCACGCACAACCTCGCGTTCAAGAGCATCCGGGCCAACAAGGCCCTCGCGATCGTCGCCAACTTTGTCATTGGCGTGCCGTATGCCATGGCGTTCAAGGGATACCATGTCGAGCACCACAAgtacctcggcgaggacggcatcGACACCGATCTGCCGAGCCGCATCGAGGCGGTCGTCCTGAACAATGTCGCTGGCAAGACGTTCTTCGC CACGTTCCAGCTCCTCTTCTATGCCCTCCGCCCCGGCTTCATCCGCAGCCAGAAGCCGACAATCTGGCACGGCAtcaacctcgtcgccgtgctgacGTTtgacgccctcctcgtccacttCTTCGGCTGGCGTCCTCTCGTCTACCTCCTGCTGTCGTCCTTCTTCGCCGGCTCGCTGCACCCGTGCGCGGCGCACTTTATCGCCGAGCACTACCTCATGAACGACGTCGAGCCGGGCAGCGTGCAGAGCCTGGCGCAGGAGACGACGTCGTACTATGGCTGGCTCAACATCCTGTGCTACAACGTCGGCTACCACAACGAGCACCACGACTTCCCCTCGGTGCCCTGGACGCGGCTGCCGGCGCTCCGCGCCCTCGCACCAGAGTACTACGACACGCTGCCCCAGCACAAGTCGTGGCCGTACGTCACGTACCGCTTCATCACCGACCCCAAGATCGGCATGTGGtcgcgcgccaagcgcgagggccgcggcGAGAAGATTGACGAGCATGTCTGGCACGGGTTGTGGAAGAgcagcgaggacgatgagacggagagcgtcgcgtcggtcgAATCAAGCGAGATTgagcgcgagatggaggaggcggtggaGATTGGGTATGCCGAGTAG